The Burkholderia sp. PAMC 26561 genome includes the window TGAGATCTACAGCCTGTTTCCGGCCACATGCGGCGACACCTTCGGTCCGAAGTTTGCCGCGACCAATGCCGGTCTACTTTATACGGCGAAGGGAACGGCCGCGTTGCTGGTGCCGTTCAGCAGCGTGATCACGGCGGCCACGGGAAGCTGGCACGCGGTGTTCATGCTGGCGTCCGGCATGGCGGCGCTTTCTGCGCTACTGGCTCTGTTCGTGCTCAAGCCGATGCGGCAAGCGCACAAGCAGAAGCATGCAGCGGCGCCGATGGACATGCCGTTTGCGTCGGTGGTGAAGGAGTGATGCAGCGTTGAGTTGCACAATGCCCGATGGCCGGCCATATAGCCGGCCATCGGTCGTTTCAGGTCAAGCCTGTTTCCGGCCGACCAGATAAGACACGCCCTCGGGGCCATATCGTTCGCTGTGCGCTTCATTCGTCATGAGATGAAACACATCGCCGATCTGATAGCGCGTTTGTTTTCCCGCGACGTCCAGCGTCAGCTCACCTTCCAGGATCAGCGCCTTCGCTTCGAACGCATGCGTATGGTTGTCCAGGGAAGCGCCGGCTTCCCGTTCGACCAGCACGGTTGTCTGAAAACCCTCGCGCGCAAGCATTTCTATGAAATCATCGCGTTCCATGATCGTTCCTTTGGGATTCGAGGCCACACCAGTCACTAATATAAGTTGAAACGCATGTTCTGCGGCCAAACGGGAAAACGCGTAAAATATGAGACTGTCCTCACATTTTCACGCGCATTGTCCTGCGCACGCTTTCAATTGGAGCCGTCATGTCTAGTCTCGATCTCAATCCTGAACGCACCGCGCTGGTAGCCATCGATTTGCAACACGGCATTCTGGCGCGTCCGCTCGGCCCGCATGCCGCCGCCGATGTCGTAGCAAACAGCGTGCAACTCGCCAACGCGGTGCGTGCGAAAGGCGGCCTGGTCGTCTGGGTTCGCGTCGACCTGACGGCGATCCTGCACCTTTCCGCGGATGCACCCACTGCGCCTCCTAAGGGCTCGCCCCCGCCGCCCGCGAGCGCGTCGGAGTTATCGGCGGAACTTGGGATTCAGAGCGGGGATGTAGTCGTGACCAAGCGCCAGTGGGGCGCGTTTTATGGCACGGATCTGGAGCAGCAACTGCGCCGCAAGGGCATCCGGACAGTGATCATGAGCGGCATTGCCACGAATTTCGGCGTGGAATCGACGGCGCGCGGCGCATTCGATCGCGGCTATGAACTCGTGTTTGCGGAAGATGCGATGACGTCGCTGAGCGCCGAGGCCCATGCGTTCGTAGTCGGGAACATCTTCCCGCGCATGGGGCGGGTGAGGGCGACTGCGGATGTGGTGAAGGCGCTGCAGGAAGGTTAAGACAGGAACGGTCCGATACACGTGTTGTGCCGGACCGTTTGGGATTTCAAACCTCGAGCCGCGACTCCTTCGCTGCTTCCATCTCCTGCGTCGATCCCTTCGCCGGCCGTCCGGCCCAATAGCCGGCCAGCAACGAACCGGACAAGTTGTGCCACACCGAAAACAATGCGCCCGGGAGCGCTGCTATCGGCGTGAAATACAACTTGCCGAGCGTCGCTGCGAGTCCCGAGTTCTGCATCCCGACTTCGATTGCCAGCGTGCGGCACACGGCTTCATCGAAGCCGAGCAGGCGGCCGCCCCAATAGCCGCCAAGCAGGCCGATGCCGTTATGCAGAATCACCCCGAACATCACCAGCAGGCCCACAGACGCAATGCTCTTCTGTGTTCCCGCGACCACGGCGGAAATGATGAGCAGGATGGCGATCATCGAAATGATCGGCAACGCCGGTTCGACCGCGCGCACGAGCTTGTTGAAAAAGTGGTTGATGAACAGCCCGGCGACGATCGGCAGCGCGACGATCTGGACGATGCTCATCAGCATGCCGTGGACATCGACTGCAATCGATGCATCCACGTACAGCCGCGTGAGCAAGGGCGTGGCGAACACGCCGACGAGCGTCGATAACGCACTGATGGTGACGGACAGTGCAACATCGCCGCGCGCCAGATAGATCATCACGTTGGACGCGGTGCCGCTCGCGACGCTTCCGACCAGCACCATGCCGGCCGTCAGGTCGGGCGGCATGCGCAACGCCTTGGCGATTCCCCACGCGGCGAGCGGCATCACCAGATAGTGCAGCCCGATTCCCGCAATCACCGGCGCCGGCCGCGTGAACACGCGCCGGAAGTCGGCGAAGGAGAGCGTGACGCCCATCGCGAACATGATGATGGTGAGCAGCGTGGTGACGTGGGGCGCGATGCCCGTGAACGAGGCTGGCGAGAAATAGGCGACGACCGAGATGAGTGCGGCCCAGACGGGAAACAGGCGGGTGACGCGTGAAAGCATGCTGATACGATCCTGGCTGATTTAAAGGGGGCGGGAAAACAGGCTGACCATGCCATCGATAAAAGCGGCCAAGGGCGCACCGCACAACGAATCCTTATGAGATCCGCCGGCCGCGGACAAAACGCCGAACCGGATTGTAGCGGTTTGCCTTACAGCTCCCGCCCAGGTTACTTCAGCCGCGCCACGGTGCCCGCATCCGGTTCGCCGCCAAAATACGTATTGAGTGCGAGTTCGAACGGCGTCTTGTCCGTGGCGGCGTGGGCGAACAGGGTCATCGACGAATGGAATTTGAGGTCGTCCGGGTAGCCGAAAATCTGTTCCACCGAGCGTCCCTCGAGCGCGTTGACGATTTGCGTCAACACCCGCAGACGCTCTCCAAGCACAGGATGATCGAGGTATGCGCGTGCCTCGTCCACTGAAGATATGGCGTAGCGTCGCGCCATGTCACTATGTCCCAGCCCCTGGATTTGCGGAAACACGAACCACATCCAGTGCGTGCGTTTCTTGCCGGTTTCGAGTTCCGAAGTCACCGTTTCGAACAACGGATTCTGGGCATCGACAAAACGTTGCAGATTAAACGAGTCGCTCATTACCGCCTCCAGATCGTTG containing:
- a CDS encoding cupin domain-containing protein, whose protein sequence is MERDDFIEMLAREGFQTTVLVEREAGASLDNHTHAFEAKALILEGELTLDVAGKQTRYQIGDVFHLMTNEAHSERYGPEGVSYLVGRKQA
- a CDS encoding hydrolase — encoded protein: MSSLDLNPERTALVAIDLQHGILARPLGPHAAADVVANSVQLANAVRAKGGLVVWVRVDLTAILHLSADAPTAPPKGSPPPPASASELSAELGIQSGDVVVTKRQWGAFYGTDLEQQLRRKGIRTVIMSGIATNFGVESTARGAFDRGYELVFAEDAMTSLSAEAHAFVVGNIFPRMGRVRATADVVKALQEG
- the panS gene encoding ketopantoate/pantoate/pantothenate transporter PanS, which produces MLSRVTRLFPVWAALISVVAYFSPASFTGIAPHVTTLLTIIMFAMGVTLSFADFRRVFTRPAPVIAGIGLHYLVMPLAAWGIAKALRMPPDLTAGMVLVGSVASGTASNVMIYLARGDVALSVTISALSTLVGVFATPLLTRLYVDASIAVDVHGMLMSIVQIVALPIVAGLFINHFFNKLVRAVEPALPIISMIAILLIISAVVAGTQKSIASVGLLVMFGVILHNGIGLLGGYWGGRLLGFDEAVCRTLAIEVGMQNSGLAATLGKLYFTPIAALPGALFSVWHNLSGSLLAGYWAGRPAKGSTQEMEAAKESRLEV
- a CDS encoding DUF1810 domain-containing protein is translated as MSDSFNLQRFVDAQNPLFETVTSELETGKKRTHWMWFVFPQIQGLGHSDMARRYAISSVDEARAYLDHPVLGERLRVLTQIVNALEGRSVEQIFGYPDDLKFHSSMTLFAHAATDKTPFELALNTYFGGEPDAGTVARLK